Genomic DNA from Vanessa atalanta chromosome 17, ilVanAtal1.2, whole genome shotgun sequence:
aatttttcgctTACTACAGTGATATTCATGTTATAAAATGTCAGAAGAATTCTTTTTgcctttatttttgtattggttTAAGTAAAATCACAAGAAGTCAATTTTTGCCCTCAGATCAGACTTaagttgtttaaatttagattgtTTCACAATTGGTTGATGTTTCGATTTTTGCTccttataatatttcaacatttgatttaagttttctttatttaaaattttcttgtcGTTTTTTAAGTCGCTCTGTAATGCTGTTAGTGAAATTTTCCCCTTTTTGTAATCTTCAATCATATTTCCTAACATCTTATGTTTTGATGCAGTCAgtgaaaattgttttttcaaTTCGTCGCTATTAATGTTTCTTAAGAACTCTAAATTTGttaatgaaaagtttttaaactttgaatttattttcttactgtctatgtttttgaaaatactattcttttttttcttcGATTCAAATTGAACTAATAACTTATTGAGATCTTGACTGTTCATAGTATTTATATCCAATATCTGTTTATCATTTAACTCAGTAAAGGAGAAATTGCCTTTTTTATAATCATCCATCatatttcgaaatataatactttttgaaGCAGTCAAGGGAACTTTTTTTCTCAAGTTTTCATAACTTTTAAGCAATGcacttttattttcatatttcttgGCAAATTTATTAAACCTacttttttcttctttatttaaaaataatttggaatcTTTTAACACATCGAGAGATAAATTTCTTTCTTTAAAATCAGAGACAAATGATTTCAATCTGTTTCCTATCGATAGAggttcaaaatatttatcaatttcatcAATAAATGCATTTTTCATCGGAATACTTTTTGtcgatttgtataaataatttctgaaaAGTTCGATCACTGGCTTTTTAATGGAAAGTTTTTCCGTATCTTTATTAAGAGCATCTTGACTTTTATTAAGTTTCAGATTATCTCTCAGCTTTGGAGGTGGTATACCAAAAACTTTCTTTTTGATACATCGTTTTATTCTTCTACAACACCATTTAAGAATTTTACGTCTACATCTTTGACAGCAAGTTCTTTTCTTCTTTGGCCTTATTATTCCTTGTTTTActcctaaaaataataatgttcttcATACGAatgataattgtaaaaaaaaattagtaaattatcatttaacacTTACTTTTTTTGCTTTTGAACAAACTTTTGAACATATTAAGACGTAAGtatcataatttatgtttttcaagtttatatatttatgtttgtgaAGTGGTACTCT
This window encodes:
- the LOC125070653 gene encoding uncharacterized protein LOC125070653, translated to MFKSLFKSKKRVKQGIIRPKKKRTCCQRCRRKILKWCCRRIKRCIKKKVFGIPPPKLRDNLKLNKSQDALNKDTEKLSIKKPVIELFRNYLYKSTKSIPMKNAFIDEIDKYFEPLSIGNRLKSFVSDFKERNLSLDFKNFSLTNLEFLRNINSDELKKQFSLTASKHKMLGNMIEDYKKGKISLTALQSDLKNDKKILNKENLNQMLKYYKEQKSKHQPIVKQSKFKQLKSDLRAKIDFL